A region from the Vicia villosa cultivar HV-30 ecotype Madison, WI unplaced genomic scaffold, Vvil1.0 ctg.004045F_1_1, whole genome shotgun sequence genome encodes:
- the LOC131641762 gene encoding uncharacterized protein LOC131641762 has product MASNSTATQTDEHVSLKLLLNEKGNKVLFAEAGKDFVDILCSFLTMPLGTVARLVEMKSSIGPVTVGCLNSLYQSVADLDESCFCNDTIKQMLLQPINSAEDYCNTLKLNIDDTQPTKYFACANFKNCSYRDLTTSTYKDKHKCCCNHSFTCQVFLKQSHQGFVNCVTTFVITDDLTVMPNGIDYTSLSLLQEYGITNPSSVKEIVLNVTKEKVVDLLKHSLLSSSTLTDLFLRKKPSPGRSMFFFPDGESSCKIKITVKLVIRKSDGKLLYAQGEQDFANMLLNFLTFPLGIIAQKFGKICSVGNINRLYKSIADLNEYKYFMSINAKFRLACPCIDSVLTLSKQILTVVDPDYINTPVQFLIHGGDKRIFEGKIKKMSIATLGSCNDGYVKGPNMYVVTDDLVVAPLSPISSLCLLNRLKTPLTDLKEKVVVIGFKECLCILMASLTSSSALTNGLAHLLTEVKEEK; this is encoded by the exons ATGGCATCCAATAGTACTGCTACTCAAACAGACGAGCATGTGTCCTTGAAGCTTCTTTTGAATGAAAAGGGTAACAAAGTTTTGTTTGCTGAAGCAGGTAAGGACTTTGTAGACATTCTTTGCAGCTTCTTAACAATGCCTTTAGGAACTGTTGCTAGACTTGTTGAGATGAAATCAAGCATAGGGCCAGTCACAGTTGGTTGTCTAAACTCACTCTATCAAAGTGTGGCTGATCTTGATGAAAGTTGTTTCTGCAATGACACAATCAAACAAATGCTTCTCCAACCAATTAACTCTGCTGAAGATTATTGCAACACTCTTAAACTCAACATTGATGACACTCAGCCAACAAAGTACTTTGCATGTGCCAACTTTAAAAACTGCAGTTATCGTGATTTGACAACATCAACATATAAAGATAAACATAAATGTTGCTGTAACCATTCTTTTACCTGCCAAGTTTTCCTTAAACAATCCCATCAAGGATTTGTTAACTGTGTTACTACTTTTGTTATAACGGATGATCTCACTGTCATGCCAAACGGCATTGACTATACAAGCCTCAGTCTGCTGCAGGAATATGGCATAACAAATCCTAGTTCCGTTAAAGAAATAGTTCTGAATGTTACTAAAGAAAAg GTAGTTGATCTCTTAAAGCATTCTTTGCTTTCCTCCTCAACTTTGACAGACTTGTTTTTAAGAAAGAAACCATCTCCGGGGAGATCAATGTTTTTCTTTCCTGATGGTGAAAGTAGCTGCAAAATTAAAATCACTGTGAAGTTAGTTATAAGAAAATCGGATGGAAAGTTATTGTATGCTCAAGGGGAACAAGATTTTGCAAACATGCTTTTGAACTTTCTTACTTTTCCTTTGGGAATAATTGCACAAAAATTTGGAAAGATTTGTTCCGTGGGCAACATCAACAGATTGTACAAGAGTATAGCTGATTTGAATGAATACAAGTATTTTATGTCAATAAATGCTAAGTTCAGGCTTGCTTGTCCTTGCATTGACTCAGTGTTAACGTTAAGCAAGCAGATATTAACAGTTGTTGATCCTGATTACATTAATACTCCTGTTCAGTTTTTGATTCACGGAGGTGACAAAAGGATATTtgaaggaaaaataaagaaaatgagtaTTGCAACTCTGGGCAGCTGTAATGATGGTTATGTGAAGGGTCCTAATATGTATGTTGTCACTGATGATTTGGTCGTTGCACCATTGTCACCAATATCATCTTTATGTTTACTTAACCGATTGAAGACTCCTCTTACagatttaaaggaaaaagttgttGTCATTGGCTTCAAAGAG TGTCTTTGCATTTTGATggcttctttgacttcatcatcCGCCCTAACAAATGGTTTGGCTCACTTGCTAACTGAAGTTAAGGAGGAGAAATGA
- the LOC131641764 gene encoding uncharacterized protein LOC131641764: MASATSTASQTEEQVSLKLVLNEKGNKVLFAEAGKDFVDILCSFLTMPLGTIARLVEKESSIGPVSIGCLNSLYQSVADLDESCFYNDTIKQMLLKPSNSAEDYCNTLTLNIDDTPPTKYFACTYCDDLFISTFKDKHCPRCGICVTGPLFLKHSCHGFIDGVATFAITDDLTVLPYCIDYACFGLLQEFGIKFPSSVKEMVLNVTKQKVLDLLKCSLLSKYTLTDLFLGQKPSIGDSRFFLSDIEFSGDLQITLKLVIRKSDDKILCAQGEQDFVNLLLSFLTFPLGEITRIFGKNCSMGSINRLYESMTKLNENKYFTTKGAKNRLVGPCISPHLKLNNQILPIIESGILDYYRYSHVSGNHIVQYSNAGEDVSYAKLKKINVYNPQSLEGYVKGPAMYVATDDLVISHLSPISALSYLNRFKTPAYDLKEKVVTIGVKESLSILKAALTSTSALTNVFHILVIIAILP; this comes from the exons ATGGCTTCTGCTACTAGCACTGCTTCTCAAACAGAAGAGCAAGTGTCCTTGAAGCTTGTGTTAAATGAAAAAGGCAACAAAGTATTGTTTGCTGAAGCAGGAAAGGACTTTGTAGACATTCTTTGTAGCTTCTTAACAATGCCTTTAGGAACTATTGCCAGACTTGTAGAAAAGGAATCCAGCATAGGACCAGTCAGTATTGGTTGTCTAAACTCACTCTATCAAAGTGTGGCTGATCTCGATGAAAGTTGTTTCTATAATGACACAATCAAACAAATGCTGCTGAAGCCAAGTAACTCGGCTGAAGATTATTGCAACACTCTTACACTCAACATTGATGACACTCCACCCACCAAGTACTTCGCATGTACTTACTGCGACGATTTGTTCATATCAACATTTAAAGATAAACATTGTCCTCGCTGTGGGATTTGTGTTACTGGTCCACTTTTCCTCAAGCATTCCTGCCATGGATTTATTGATGGTGTTGCTACTTTTGCCATAACTGATGATCTGACTGTCTTACCTTATTGTATTGACTATGCATGCTTTGGGCTGCTCCAAGAATTTGGAATAAAATTCCCAAGTTCGGTGAAGGAAATGGTTCTGAATGTCACTAAACAGAAG GTACTTGATTTGTTAAAATGCTCTTTGCTCTCCAAGTATACTTTGACCGACTTGTTTTTAGGGCAAAAACCATCTATTGGAGATTCCAGGTTCTTCTTATCTGATATTGAATTTAGTGGTGATCTTCAAATCACTTTGAAACTTGTTATAAGAAAATCAGATGACAAGATTTTGTGTGCTCAAGGGGAACAAGATTTCGTGAATTTACTTTTAAGTTTTCTTACTTTTCCATTGGGTGAAATTACACGTATATTTGGGAAGAATTGTTCCATGGGCAGTATTAACCGATTGTACGAGAGCATGACTAAATTGaatgaaaacaaatattttacaaCGAAAGGAGCTAAGAACAGGCTTGTTGGTCCTTGTATTTCTCcgcatttaaaattaaacaaccAAATTTTACCAATTATTGAATCAGGTATTCTTGATTATTATCGTTATTCTCATGTTAGTGGCAATCATATTGTTCAATATTCCAATGCTGGTGAGGATGTGAGTTATGCAAAGTTGAAGAAAATTAATGTATACAATCCGCAAAGTCTTGAGGGTTATGTGAAGGGTCCAGCAATGTATGTGGCTACCGATGATTTGGTTATTTCACACTTATCTCCAATTTCAGCATTAAGTTATTTGAACCGATTCAAAACTCCTGCTTATGATTTGAAGGAAAAGGTTGTTACCATTGGTGTCAAGGAG TCTCTCAGCATATTGAAAGCTGCTTTAACTTCAACATCTGCCCTTACCAATG TTTTTCATATTCTCGTTATAATTGCAATATTACCATAA